The following is a genomic window from Adhaeribacter radiodurans.
GAGCAAGGCAAACCCGTAGAAACCAACGTAAATCTTACTTTTATTAATAATGTAACCGAAGAGCCGGAATACAATTACGTACACTATCTTTCGGCCGCTGGTAAAACCGATGTTTTAGATATCGATGCCTTGTTGAGTTATGATTTAGTTATTAATACACTGCCGCCCGTAGTTTTAAAAGATCTGGACATAAAAGCCGGAGAGCACAACGTTTTTTCGGCTAAAACGCCGCAAGGCACTTTATTTTTACGGCAAGATGCTGTTTCGCCGTTTGGGGTAACCGAGGCCATTGTGCGGGAAAACAATTCTAAAAATACTTTAGTGGCTCTTCGTTTCGGGAGCCGTCAGAAATTAGTAGCGGGTAAGTACGATTTAGAATTATTAACCTTACCTCGCATTTACCTGAACGATGTTGAAATTAAGCAAGGCCAGACAAATACCGTAACATTCCCGCCGCCGGGTTTACTTAATATTCCGACGGAGTTACAAGGGTACGGAAGTTTGTACGTGTTGGAAAAAGACGGTAGCCAGCGTTGGATTTACAATTTATCCGAAAACAACAGCCGCACCAATTTACCCTTGCAGCCGGGTCAATATCGTTTAGTGTTCCGCACTAAAACAGCTAATGCCAGCAAATTTACCGATGTACAAACTTTCGAAATCCGCTCGGCAGCTACCACTACTGTTAAACTTTTTCGCTAAAAATTAAATTTAAAGGAACAATTCCCGATTAAACTATTCGCCAAAGAAACTGTCTAAGCACAGGTAAGTAAAACTAGTGTTTAGTCCATAGTTTACAGACGACAGACCATGGACATGAACTCTAAACTATTAAGTATTTATGTTTTAAAACTTGTCAGTTAAAAGTTGATGAATTTTAAAATTATACAATGCTAGTAGTCAAAAATTTGCTGCCTTGGCCCATTGTCTATGATCTAAACACTAGTAAGCAATTAACGAACAATTACCCTTTGGAAGATCAGGAAATTCTTCAAAAATTTCAGAACCCGGATTCGCGTAATCTAGCTTTTAATCAGCTTATCCGGAAATACCAGCAGAAAGTGTATTGGCACGTTCAGAAAATGGTAATTGACCACGACGATGCCGATGATTTAACCCAGGAAGTATTTATTAAAATCTGGAAAAACTTACCGGAGTTTCGGAAGGATGCCCAATTGTATACCTGGATTTACCGCATTGCTACTAACGAATGTCTTAATTTTTTAAAATCGAAAAAAAGAAGATTCTTCTTACCTATAACCGATATTTCGGAAGAGCTATCGCAGAAAATTGATGCGAATGTGGGCCCAAACGGCGATGAGATTCAGCTAAAACTACAAAAAGCCTTGTTAAAGTTACCTGATAAGCAGCGCCTGGTTTTTAACATGCGCTATTACGATGAATTAAAATACGAAGAAATAGCCGAAATACTGGGCACTTCGGTGGGAGCTTTAAAAGCTTCGTATCACCACGCCGTAAAAAAAATTGAAGATTTTATCAATAATAATTAAACCTTCTGCCAAGCAGGTAATCTAATAAACATGAAAGAAGATTTTAAGTTGGAAAACTTACCTAAATCTAACCTTTACCGGGTACCCGACAAGTATTTTGAAAAACTGCCGGGAGTAATAATGGAGCGGGTAAATCCGGGAACATTAACAACTGAAAACAATTGGCTGAGCAGCTTATGGACTACTTACCGCATAGCATTTACCAGTGTTTTTTTACTTATAAGCTTCGTAGCTGCTTTTTTGGGGGCACAAAATTTATCCGTTATCAATAATTCTGCCTCCGGTATAAATTTAGTAAATATTAGCCGGGGCGATGCTTTAGAATACGTATTGCTTCAGGACGAAGTGGATAGTCGGGATATGGCTGAATTAAGTTTTACAGATGCGGATCTTTCCACTGATTTTACTAATCTTACTCCTAACGATATTTTAGAAACAGTAGACGAGCAACAACTCGAAGAAGTATATTTTAATTAATACCATGAACTTTAGAAATTTAATTCTTGCTTTTTTATTATTAGTAACCAGTTCTTTAACCTATGCTCAGATACCGCAACGCTCCGAGGAGCAAAACCAGCAAAGGCGCCAAGAGCGAATGGAAAAAATAAAATCAGCCAAAGTAGCTTTTCTAACAGATAAACTACAATTATCTAGTGAGCAAGCGCAAAAGTTTTGGCCATTGTATAATGAATACGAAGCGGAACGCCGCTCGACTCATACACGTACGCGACTTACCCGGGGAGCTAATTTAACTGCTTTAACCGATCAGCAATTACGCGAAGCTATTAACGAAATGCATGCTGTTCGCCAGAACGAGCTAAACGTAGAAAAAAAATACGTTGATAGATTTTTGAAGGTAATTTCTGTAAGACAACTAGCCACACTTTATCAAAGCGAACGCGAATTTACCCGCGTTTTATTAAAGAAACTCGATAACCAGCGTCCGGGAGCTTACGGCCGCCGGTAAAAAAGAATTTTCCTGTTTCCTGTTTTCTTTCCTAGCCCGGCTTTCTGTAAAGCCGGGCTTTTTTTATGACCTTTACCATCTCAAATAAATAAATCAGAATTTAACTTCTAGAAAAGTAAATCCAAAATTTAAATATTACCGCAACATGCTTTCACAACGGCAATTATTTCTGCAGCATCAGGCCCAAACTACTGATTTTCCTTTATTATTAGAAGTAGAACGGGCGGAAGGCGTTTACATGTACGGCCCCAACGGCGAACGCTACCTGGATTTAATTTCCGGAATTGGCGTGAGCAACGTTGGCCACCGGCACCCGGAAGTTATTGCCGCTATTCAAAACCAGCTCGAAAAATATTTGCACTTAATGGTATACGGCGAAATTGTGCAAGGCCCGCAGGTGCAATTGGCTACTCAGTTAGTACATACTTTGCCTGCTCATTTAAATAATGTTTACCTGGTTAATTCCGGTTCGGAAGCCGTAGAAGGGGCTTTGAAATTAGCCAAACGTTTTACCGGCCGTACCGAGTTAATTTCCTGCTCTAATGCCTACCATGGTTCTACCCACGGTTCTTTATCACTTAATGGTTCCGAAAATTTTAAAAACGCTTTCCGACCATTATTGCCCGATGTTCGCCAAATCCGGCATAACTCTTTGCCGGATTTAGTAAATATTACTCATCGAACTGCCGCCGTTATTATTGAAACCGTGCAAGGAGAGGCTGGCGTACAATTGCCGCAACCCAGTTATTTACCCGCTCTGCGCCAACGCTGCCAGGAGACCGGCACTTTGTTAATTTTAGACGAAATTCAGGCTGGTTTTGGTCGCACGGGTACCTTCTGGGCTTTCGAGCAATTTAGTATAGAACCCGACATTTTAATTTGTGCCAAAGGTATGGGTGGCGGCATGCCCATTGGCGCATTCATTGCGCCGCAGGAAATAATGGGAAGCCTTAAAAATGATCCATTGCTCGGCCATATTACTACTTTTGGCGGTAACCCGGTGTCCTGCGCGGCTTCGTTGGCTACTTTGCAAATTTTACAGAAAACCAATTTAATTAACCAAGTACCAGCTAAAGCAGATTTGTTCCGGCAATTACTCGTGCATCCGCAGATTAAAAGCATTCGTAACTGCGGTTTATTAATGGCGGCGGAGTTTGAATCCTTTGCTATTTTAAAACCTATAATAGATCAGGCAATTAAAAATGGCGTACTCACTGATTGGTTTTTGTTTTGCGATAATTCCATGCGTATTGCCCCTCCCCTTACTATTACCGAGGCGGAAATTAAAGAAGCCTGCACCGTTATACTAAAGTCGATAGAAGAAGTAAGTTCCAATTAATTTAACATTGAAGCTGTTTAGCCTTTTCAAGTTTATCAGTACCGCACCTTATATTGGTTTTACCAGAAGTATTTCGGTAAATTATCCGTAAAAGGCTAACATCTACTATCTTGATACTTGTATCTCTTTAGTTAATAGAATTACTTCTAACGTGCACAGAGCAGGCGGCAACTATTTAATTTTAATTCATTGCTGAGTTTTTTTGTCATACATCAACTATCTGGCAAAATTCAAGTAAAAGGTATTTTTAAATGGCTTAGCCACGTTGCTACTAATTAGTAGATTGCTTCTTCCAAACCCGTAAATAAAGCTGGTCTATCTGTTTTGCAAGGGTTTTCTGTCCTTATTCAACTTTATGGAAATAATTATTGTACTGGTTTTACTTTTAATTGCTGTTATTCTGTTCGCTACCGAAAAAATTTCGGTAGACGTGGTAACGCTCATTATGCTGATTGTTTTATGCGCTACCCGCATTATTACTCCCGAAGAAGCTTTTGCCGGATTCAGTAGCGATTTTATTGTAATTATAGCGTCGGTATTTGTGTTGAGTGCAGCCTTGGAAGAAACCGGTATTCTGGATTTTGTAATTGTAAGACTGGTGCGGGTGGCTGGTAAAAATGCTGGTTTTATGTTGTTTCTGGTAATGGCGATTGCTGGTGCCATATCCGCGTTTATGAACAATACTACGGTTACAGCCATGTTTGTAACACCCTTAGTTTCTTTATCCCGCCAAATAAAAACCAGTAGTTCTAAATTATTAATGCCTTTGGCTTATGCCTCTATCTTAGGGGGCACCTGTACCTTAATTGGCACCTCTACCAACGTAGCGGTTAGTGGTTACATTGCTAAAGCCGGTATGGAACCCGTTGGCTTATTTGAAGTTACCCCTATTGGAATCGTCATTTTTTTGGTCGGCTTAGTTTACATGATGACCATTGGGCAAAAAATGCTACCTGATAATCAGGACCATGGTTTAACCGAAGAATATAAAATTCAGAAGTATATTTCTGAGGTGGTAGTAATGGAAGATTCTCCATTAGTAGGTCAAATTGCCTACGCCTCAGACTTATCGAAACTGAAGTTTAAAATTTTAAATATTATTCGCAATAAAGAAAAGTTTTTACCTGACCACCGCACCCGCATCCGGGCCAATGATATTATTCTGGTTGAAGGTGAAAAAGATGACTTAATTAAGATAAAAGAAACCAAAGGCGTAGAAATAATGGCCGATGTGTTAATTGAAGAAGAGCTGCAAAGTGAGGATATTCGTCTGGCCGAGATTCTGATTACAGCTCATTCCGATATGATCCGGCAGTCGATAAAAGAAATAGATTTTCAAAGACGCTACGGCTTGGTAGTTCTGGCAATTTCAAGACAAGGAGAACCCATCCGAACCAAGATTGGAGCGGTTCGCTTAAAACTCGGCGATTTATTACTGGTACAAGGCTCGGCGGAACGGTTAAAATATTTAAGCTCTGCGCAGCATTTAGCGGTGTTAGATGCTTTTACGCCCGTTTTATTTAAAAAGCAAAAAGGTCTGCTTACCATTAGCTGTTTTTTGCTAGCCATTTTAGTGGGATCTTTGGGATTATTGCCGCTTTCTATTAGTTTTTTATCGGCAGCCGTAATTAGTATTCTGCTTAGGTGTATAACTACAGAAAAAGCGTACAACGCTATAGACTGGCGGCTCTTGATTTTAATTGGTGGAATGACGGCTTTTGGAACTGCCATGGAAAAATCTGGTGCAGCTGCTTTCCTGGCGCAGAATATAGTTTCTTTGTTAGAACCATTCGGTAAGCTTGGTATTTTAGCGGGCTTTGTATTCTTAACCGTATTTCTTACGCAACCTATGTCTAATGCGGCGGCGGCTTTGGTAATTGTGCCGGTAGCGCTGCAAACGGCAATTACTTTAGGAGCTAATCCGCGTAGTTTTGCTATTGCTATTATGTTAGCTGCTTCTGTCTCGCTGGTAACTCCCTTTGAGCCATCGTGCATTCTGGTTTATGGGCCAGGAAAGTATAAATTTAAAGATTTTATGCGGATTGGTTCAGGCTTAACCTTTTTATTAGTAATAATTATTTTAAGCATGGTTCCCCTTTTCTGGCCTTTGTAAATAGCTTAACCACTGAGTTTACTTATCCGGTAAACCATTTAGCAATTAAGAATTCTATTTGTTTAAGCTATTATAATTCCAGAAAAGATTGCGAATCTTGCTTTATTTCTTCCCGCGACTGACCGTCTTTTACTCCCATGGATATTTTGCGGACCAGTACCCCCACAATAGATTTTTTAAAACCGAGCTTTGCCGCCATTTCCACGCAAAAATCCATTTCGTTATCGTCCACAATACCATCGGCCAGCATCATTTCAACCAAGTCGTAAATCTGATCGAATCTTTCCGAATCATTCGCCGGTAATTCAAATTTAGCCGTTTGGGCGTTGGCGAGTAAACTTCGTACTTCTTCTTGCTTCAGACCATTTTTAGTGCCAATGGTAATAATATAATTCATCTCCGCCGAGTCAACGTGGCCATCAATTTTTGCCAATGCACCCAGATTCAGGATGTGACTTTTAATGCGCTTTAATTGCTCACTTTCAAAAAAGTTAAACATATCTTACAATATAGAGTATGGGAACAGCGTATTTCTTCAATCTTACTAAATTAACAAAAAACAACAATTTTCACCTACCTTAAATTAAATTTTTACTATAATAAGGTGTAAATCACCCGCTTTTTGCTCTGCCAGTAACCAGTATACGCAAGTTGCTTTTGTTTGTAACGGCTATTTCTAATATTTTCCAGAATTTATTTTATATCTTTTTACGTCTGTATAACTAACTTAAATTCAACCAACTAGGACGCTTAAAAGTAAATTTTACTTAAATTGTACGTGTTAACTGCACGCTTTCACCAACTAAATTAGTTAATTTGCCCCCTTAACAAGATTAGCCATGAAACGCATTGCAGTATTTACTTCCGGAGGCGATTCACCGGGTATGAATGCTTGTATCCGAGCGGTTGTCCGCACGGCTATATATCACGGAGTAGAAGTGTACGGTATTCGCAGAGGCTATAATGGCCTGATTAAAGGAGAATTATTTAAAATGGAATCCTCCTCGGTAAGCAATACGATTCAGAAAGGAGGAACCATTCTTAAATCGGCGCGTAGCCTGGATTTTATGGCTCCGGAAGGTCGCCGCTTAGCCTTTGAACAACTCCAAAAGTATGAAATAGAAGGAATAGTAGCCATTGGTGGTAATGGTACTTTTACCGGTGCCACCTTATTTTACGAAGAATACGGAGTTCCAATAGTAGGCGCGCCCGGTACTATCGACAACGATTTATACGGCACCGATTTTACTATTGGCTACGATACGGCGGTAAATACCGCATTAGACGCCATTGATAAAATACGCGACACAGCCGATAGCCACGAACGGGTATTTTTTGTAGAAGTTATGGGCCGCGACTCGGGTTATATTGCCATGCCCTGCGCTATTGGCGGAGGCGCTGAAATAGTGCTGATCCCGGAAACCAAAACTACTATTCCTGATGTAATATCTACCTTACAAAATGGCTGGAGTCGTTCTAAAACTTCGTTTATTATTGTAGTAGCAGAAGGCGACGAAGAAGGAAATGCCACTGAAATTGCGGCTCGCGTAAAAGAAGCTATTCCGCAAATGGATGCGCGGGTTTCTATTTTAGGTCACATTCAACGGGGCGGCTCTCCCACCGCTTCCGACCGTTTATTAGCCAGCCAAATAGGAATAGCCTGCGTAGAGGGGCTGCTCAATGGTAAAAAAGACGTAATGGCCGGTTTTGTAAACAACCGGCTGGTTTATACCCCTTTCAAAGATACCATAACCAAGAAAAAAATTATTAACCAGCGTTTTGTCCGGATGGTCGAGATTTTAAGCGTCTGATAGTTGGAAGGTTGAAAAGTTAGAAGGTTGTTAGCAGAAAGAATTTGTTTTTATTTCGATATATCATCTTTTCTAAAACATCCTTCTGATCATTTTAGCCATGGAACAACTTTTTAATTTTTCCACCTTAAAACCTTTTAACTCGCTAACTCCCGATCGATAAAAGCGAGAATGGCTTCCCGTTGTTGCGGGTGAAACCAGGTAAAATCGCTGTTTTTAGTAAACCAGGTAAGTTGACGCTTGGCATAACGGCGGCTATTTCGTTTTAGTAAGCGCACAGCTTCATCCCAATCGTATTCGCCGGCCAAATAAGAAAACAGCTCTTGGTAGCCTACCGTTTGCAGCGCATTATGATTCCGGTAGGGCAACAGTTGTTGCACTTCTTCCAGTAATCCGGCTTCCAACATTCCATCTACCCGGGCATCAATGCGAGCGTATAATTCAGCACGATCGCGATTTAAGCCAATTTTAATTATTTGAAAAGGCCGATCAACTGGTTCTTTGGTTCGGAAAGAAGAATAAGGTTGACCCGTTGCCAGCGAAACTTCTAAAGCCCGGATAATTCGCTGGGTGTTAGCTTTATCTACCTGGTTATAATACGCGGGGTCCAGTTCTTGCAATTTTTGAAGTAAATGGGCCAGCCCTTGTTCTTGTTTTTGTTGTATTAAACTCTCCCGGATAGAAGTAGGTACCTCCGGCATTTCGTCCATTCCCTCCAACACAGCCCGTACGTATAAGCCGGAACCGCCCGTTAAAATAACGCACGAATGTTGCGTAAATAATTCATCTAATAAACGTAGTACCTCTTGTTCGTAAGCGCCCGCATTATATTCCTGGGTAATGTGGTGCGAATTAATAAAATAATGCGGAATGCCCTGCATTTCAGCAAGCGTAGGTTTAGCCGTACCAATGGTCATCTCGTGGTAAAATTGCCTGGAATCAGCTGAAATAATTACCGTTTTATAATGTTTAGCCAACTGAATACACAAGTCCGTTTTACCCACGGCAGTAGGCCCGACTACTACAATCAAATATTTTTCTTTTAGAGTACTTAAGTGGTTTCCCATATTTTTTGGTAAAAAGCTAGCAGCTTTTGTTCCTCGTTTTGCCAATTCCATTGCTGGCGAGCTTTCTTACAATTTTGCACTAACTTATTATAAAAGGCAGGATCTTGAGTTAAATGGTTAATAGTCCTAGCAATAGCTTTTGGTTCCAGTGGAACGGTAATCCCCACCTGGCATTGCTCATTTAAACGGCAGTATTCCGGAAAATCTACTATTAACTGCGGAACTCCCGCGTGCAGGTAGTCAAAAAATTTATTACCCAGCGAGTAGTAATAATTCAAGCCCCTATTTTCTAACAAGTTAATTCCTACGTAAGCCTGCTTTGTTATTTTTTTAAGATCATCTGGTAATACATAGCCTTTGAAAATTACTTTATCCGTAAGGTTTAGGTTGTTACTTAACTCAATTAAACTTTCATAAACATCTCCTTTACCACAAATTATTAATTTCAAATCTATGGTAGGCATTGCCCGTAGCAGGGTTTCTAATCCGCGGCCTTCGTTTACTGCCCCTTGGTAGAGCAAATATTTTTCACTGGCAAATACAGGTAAATCAGTTTCCGGCGGCTCCAGCAAAGTACAATTTTGAATAACCGTAAATTTTACTCCGTACCGGGTATAAAACAAATGAGCCAATGATTCATTAACGGTATAAGCAAATCGCGTTCTGGATAAGATAAATTTTTCGAGGCTGGTCCAAATTTGCTTAATTATTGGCCGGTTTACTACTTCTACTACTTCCGGAAAGAATTCGTGGGCATCGTACACAAATGGTTTACCGGTTAGTCTGGCTTTAATAAAAACGGGTAAGGCGGTGTCTAAATCTGCGGCTCCGTAGGCATCAGCTCTTACAAATAGTAAATACCAGAAAAGCCGGATGGTATACTCGATATAAAATAATTTACCCTTGTTAAAAATACATGTAAGGCGGTGTTGCTCATAAATCTGTTGCCCGAGTGCTTTTGAATGGGGCCACTGCCTACCTACCAATAAAACCTGATATCCATTTTGCGCCAGGGAAGTGCAAATGCGTTGCATGCGTTGATCGTAATTAAGACCGGTGGTTACGGCAAATACAATTTTCCTATTGTTCTTGGCAGAATACAAGAGCTTTCTTATTTAAATGCATTAATAAACACTGTATCCTAAATTAGTACTAGATAATTTATTTTTTTTTCCTAAATTATTCCTTAATTCGAAGTCCTCAAAAGCTTTCTTTTCGTTAAGAAATTAATTACAGGCTAATTGTTACTTGCACATGCCGATCAAAGATAATCAAATCACCCAATTAACCGATATTCTAACTCTTGCCGAGCAAATACTGGGGCTGGTAGCCGCCGTATCCGCTCCGGGAACGGCTATTTTTATTTGCAGCCCCGAGGGAATTATATTAACCCAAAACGAGCAGGCAACTGCCCTTTTACATACGGGAAATTACGACCAGGATTCCGCCGATATTCGGGAGCTATTACCAAATGTTACGCCTCCTTTAGCCAGCGTATGGAATGAGTTATCGGCTTCCATTAGCGGTACGTATGCTGGCGCTCAGGATACGGCATCTGAAAAACCCTTTACTTATCACCTATCTTCTTTATTTTTAGAAGGTCAGGAATTTAAATGTGTTCGTCTGGAACCGCTGAGCAGTTTAACAGTTCAAACGGAATTACAAACGAAGCTAACTGAAACCCAGAATAAATACCAGGCTCTTTTTGAGGCGTCCGGCGATGCTATTTTGCTCCTGGACAACAAATATATTATAGATTGTAATAATCAGGCCGCCACTCTACTAGGTTATCCTAGAAAAGAGATTATTAACTCTCCCCTCTGGAAATTCTTACCTGTTCATAATACCGGGCTTTTTTCGGGAGAACACGAAGATCGCCAATTAAAAGCCCAGATTTTAACAGATAAAGAATTACTTCCGGGCCAGACAGAAGTAGTAGAATGGACCATGGTACGTCCTGATGAAGCGGAGTTAGAACTTCAAATTACGGTTACGGCTACGCAGCAAAACAATAAAGCTTACCGGCAAATTTTACTGCGCGATGTTACTGCAACTAAGCAAGAAGTAGCTATTCCACAACGGGAAAAAGTTTTGCGCGAATCGGTGAAACATTTCCGTCAATTCCTGAGCAAAATTGAGTTAGCCTACATTAGTCTCGATCTGGAAGGTAAGATTATTTATGTAAACAACTATTTTCTGGATTATACAAATTACAACCGGGAAGAAATAATTGGTCTTGATTTTTTTGACATTTTTGTGCCGGGAGCAGAACGATGGGAGCGGCGACAGAATTATTTTGATATGATTCGTTCGAAAAGTATAACCAGTTATAACGAACGGGATATTGAAACTAAATTAGGTCTGGTAAAAACCTTGCGTTGGCAGCGCATGTTCGATTTTGACGAGAATGGAAATATTATTGGCGTAACGCACCTTGGCCGCGACATAACCGACAAAAAAACGGCGATGGAAGCATTGCGGGATAATAAAAGCCGGTTACAAGATATTTTTGACAACGCCCACGATTTAATTCAGAATATTTCTATCGACAACAAGTTTATTTTTGTAAACAAAGCCTGGAAAGAAAAGCTGGGTTATGATGATTTTGATATTGAGCGGCTCACCCTAAACGACATTGTGCATCCTTATTACAAAGCCAAGCTTATTTACCAGCTGCGTAATTTGTACAAAGGCGAGCATGTAAATAAAATTGAAACAGTTTTTTTAACTAAAACCGGCAAACCAGTCCATTTAATTGGTAGTATTAACTGCACCTGGCAAAATGGCAAACCGGTTCTATCGCGGGCCATCCTGCACGATATTACTGACCGGATTAAAGCCGAACGGCTTCAAAAAGTATATTACAGTATTGCTAATTTAGCTATCAGCAGCAAAGATTTGCATTCGCTCTACGGCGCCATTCACCGTGAATTAAGTAAAATTATTGAAACCAATAACATTTACATTGCGCTCTGCGATGATGAAAAAACCACACTGCAATTTGTTTATTACGTCGATCAATTTAAAACTGAAGGCCAGCAAATAGAGGAACGACCCTTCTCTAACGGCATGCCGGAATACATTATTAATACGGGCAAACCAGCCTACTTGCTGCGCGAAGATATTCTGGAACTGGAAAGAGAAGGCTTGTTACAATTAGAAGGCAAACTGCCCGAAGTAATGCTTTGTTCCCCTCTTTCGGTAGGAGAGCGTATTATTGGAATTATTGCCGTTCAAGATTATAAAAAGCCGGATATTTACGTAAACTCCGACATAGAAATACTGCACTTTATCTCGAACCAGGTAGCCTTAGCCATTGAAAGAAAGCGCAACGAAGTTCAGATTAACAATCAAAATGCCCGTTTAAAAGCTATTTTCGAAAGCGGTTCGCACCAAATCTGGTCCGTCGATAAAGAATCCCGGCTTACCTCTTTTAACCAGAATTATGCTACGGCCTTCTATAAACGCCACGGGCACATGCCTCAGTTTAATCTGCCTCTGCGCGATATTAAAACGCGTAACTCAGAAACAATTCAGGTAGAAGAATGGAATGCGTATTACGAACAAGCTTTAAACGGCTTTCCACAGCACTTTGAGGTAGACTTAACGCAACTGGACGGATCTACAATCTGGCGCGAAGTTTATCTGAATCCTATTTACCTGGAAGATGGTTCCTTTGACGAAATATCTGGGATGGCCCAGGATATAACTGAGAAAAAACTGTCGCGTTTGGCGCTGGCCAAAGAAGAAGAAAAATTCCGGAGCATTTTTGAATCGTTTCAGGATTTATATTACCGTACCGACGAGGAAAATAATGTGGTGCTGATGAGCCCATCCGTTCAGGAAATGTTGGGTTACGAACCTGAGGAAGTAATAGGAATGCCTGCTACCGGATTTTACGCGTATCCGGAAGAACTATTGGATTTAACGCGTAAGCTAAAACATGAAGGTTCTATTCGAAACTTCGAAACAAACCTGGTAAGTAAAAGCGGGGCTATTATTCCTTTTCTCATAAATGCGCACCTCTTAAAAGATAAAGCAGGCAATCACCTGGGCATTGAAGGTGTAGGCCGCGACATGACCGAGTTAAAACAAACTCAAACGGAATTAATCCGGGCGAAAGAAGTGGCTGAAAGTTCGCTACAAGCCAAAACTCTGTTCCTGGCCAATATGAGCCACGAGCTAAGAACCCCAATGAACGGGATAATTGGCATGATTGATTTGCTTCACGGTACCGAAACTTCCGAAGAGCAAAGCGAATACATTGATACGCTGCGTAAATCATCTGCTGCCTTGCTAGCTATCCTCAACGATATTCTGGATTTATCAAAAATTCAGGCGGGTAAATTACAACTGAACGAGACTGGTGTTGATTTATATTATGCCTTAGAAAAAATTCATTCTCTCTTTACTAACCGGGCTAACTTAAAAGATCTGGAATTCAGTTATTCTATTACTCCGCATACCCCTCGTTATATTATAACTGATGAAACCCGGCTATTGCAGATTTTATCGAATCTGACTTCTAATGCTATTAAATTTACCAACGCCGGCAAAGTAACCATTCACATAAATAGTATTTCTTCAGATGGTGAAATGTATACCATTATGTTCCGGATAAAAGATAGTGGTATAGGCATTACCGATGATGATAAAAAATTGCTTTTTACTAATTTTACTCAGCTCGATAATACCTCTACCAAAACTTTTGGCGGTACCGGCTTGGGCTTAGCTATTTCTAAGCAATTAAGTGAACTACTGGGTGGAGAAATTGGAGTAGAGTCGGTTTACGGCCAAGGCAGTACTTTCTGGTTCACCATTCGGTGCCTCGCCGCAAATGCACGTGAAATTGAAGAAATAATTAAAGGGAATGAGCCAGGCGGCAAAACACAACCTAGCACCAGTGTATTGGAAGAAGAGGCTTACGTGCTGTTAGTGGATGATAATAGCATTAACCAGAAAGTGGCTCAAAAACTACTTACAAAAATTGGTTGCCGGGTAGAGCTAGCTTCTAATGGTTTTGAGGCCATTGATAAGGCTATTTCTAATACTTACGACTTGAT
Proteins encoded in this region:
- a CDS encoding vWA domain-containing protein, which translates into the protein MKTIGKIWVVLGLLLVINGMSYAQTTANKTEPVKKTRILFLLDGSGSMLAKWESSDRMKVAKILLSRLVDSLAQYQNLELALRVYGHQFDKEKNNCTDSRLEVPFKEGNEEQIKTRLRQIVPRGNTPITYSLEQAAKDFPVDNNSRNVLILITDGLESCGGDPCATAKALQKKRIFLKPFVIGIGIEKQFVPELACMGQYFNAADISSFRKVLDNVVKMALSKTTVSVELKDEQGKPVETNVNLTFINNVTEEPEYNYVHYLSAAGKTDVLDIDALLSYDLVINTLPPVVLKDLDIKAGEHNVFSAKTPQGTLFLRQDAVSPFGVTEAIVRENNSKNTLVALRFGSRQKLVAGKYDLELLTLPRIYLNDVEIKQGQTNTVTFPPPGLLNIPTELQGYGSLYVLEKDGSQRWIYNLSENNSRTNLPLQPGQYRLVFRTKTANASKFTDVQTFEIRSAATTTVKLFR
- a CDS encoding RNA polymerase sigma factor, with translation MEDQEILQKFQNPDSRNLAFNQLIRKYQQKVYWHVQKMVIDHDDADDLTQEVFIKIWKNLPEFRKDAQLYTWIYRIATNECLNFLKSKKRRFFLPITDISEELSQKIDANVGPNGDEIQLKLQKALLKLPDKQRLVFNMRYYDELKYEEIAEILGTSVGALKASYHHAVKKIEDFINNN
- a CDS encoding aspartate aminotransferase family protein; this encodes MLSQRQLFLQHQAQTTDFPLLLEVERAEGVYMYGPNGERYLDLISGIGVSNVGHRHPEVIAAIQNQLEKYLHLMVYGEIVQGPQVQLATQLVHTLPAHLNNVYLVNSGSEAVEGALKLAKRFTGRTELISCSNAYHGSTHGSLSLNGSENFKNAFRPLLPDVRQIRHNSLPDLVNITHRTAAVIIETVQGEAGVQLPQPSYLPALRQRCQETGTLLILDEIQAGFGRTGTFWAFEQFSIEPDILICAKGMGGGMPIGAFIAPQEIMGSLKNDPLLGHITTFGGNPVSCAASLATLQILQKTNLINQVPAKADLFRQLLVHPQIKSIRNCGLLMAAEFESFAILKPIIDQAIKNGVLTDWFLFCDNSMRIAPPLTITEAEIKEACTVILKSIEEVSSN
- a CDS encoding SLC13 family permease translates to MEIIIVLVLLLIAVILFATEKISVDVVTLIMLIVLCATRIITPEEAFAGFSSDFIVIIASVFVLSAALEETGILDFVIVRLVRVAGKNAGFMLFLVMAIAGAISAFMNNTTVTAMFVTPLVSLSRQIKTSSSKLLMPLAYASILGGTCTLIGTSTNVAVSGYIAKAGMEPVGLFEVTPIGIVIFLVGLVYMMTIGQKMLPDNQDHGLTEEYKIQKYISEVVVMEDSPLVGQIAYASDLSKLKFKILNIIRNKEKFLPDHRTRIRANDIILVEGEKDDLIKIKETKGVEIMADVLIEEELQSEDIRLAEILITAHSDMIRQSIKEIDFQRRYGLVVLAISRQGEPIRTKIGAVRLKLGDLLLVQGSAERLKYLSSAQHLAVLDAFTPVLFKKQKGLLTISCFLLAILVGSLGLLPLSISFLSAAVISILLRCITTEKAYNAIDWRLLILIGGMTAFGTAMEKSGAAAFLAQNIVSLLEPFGKLGILAGFVFLTVFLTQPMSNAAAALVIVPVALQTAITLGANPRSFAIAIMLAASVSLVTPFEPSCILVYGPGKYKFKDFMRIGSGLTFLLVIIILSMVPLFWPL
- a CDS encoding tellurite resistance TerB family protein, yielding MFNFFESEQLKRIKSHILNLGALAKIDGHVDSAEMNYIITIGTKNGLKQEEVRSLLANAQTAKFELPANDSERFDQIYDLVEMMLADGIVDDNEMDFCVEMAAKLGFKKSIVGVLVRKISMGVKDGQSREEIKQDSQSFLEL